A window of the Cystobacter fuscus genome harbors these coding sequences:
- a CDS encoding cytochrome ubiquinol oxidase subunit I — translation MDLLYARAQMGLSLAFHILFAAAGIALPLLMVLSDLKARRTRDPDYTALSVKLAKGTAILFAVGAVSGTVLSFELGLLWPGFMGTWGEVIGLPFALEGTAFFTEAVFLGIYLYGRDRISPGLHLFSGVMVALSGAASAFFVTLVNTFMNDPVGFTLTATGPVDVDPVAAMFSPGWVHQTTHTLVACYQASAFAMVGIHALVLLRHPGLAFHRKALSVALPLACLSALVQPLVGHQSAEHVARAQPVKLAAAEALFETQRGAPLSVGGLPDMETGTLRYALELPRGLSLLAFSDPNAEVKGLEEFPRDEWPPVTKVHLAFQVMVGAGGAMALLALVTLVLRWRQGAWPDGRRMLGAWLVCGPLGAVAMEAGWLVTEWGRQPWILRGVMRTADAVTPVGPLAVPFWTFTLVYLFLGVMVVFLLVRQVSGTVPHGRESHEVAHAH, via the coding sequence ATGGATCTGCTCTACGCGCGCGCACAGATGGGGCTGTCCCTCGCCTTCCACATCCTCTTCGCGGCCGCGGGCATCGCCCTGCCGCTGCTGATGGTGCTCAGCGACCTGAAGGCGCGGCGGACGAGGGATCCGGACTACACGGCGCTGAGCGTGAAGCTGGCGAAGGGGACGGCCATCCTGTTCGCGGTGGGGGCGGTGAGCGGCACGGTGCTGTCGTTCGAGCTGGGGCTGTTGTGGCCTGGCTTCATGGGTACCTGGGGCGAGGTCATCGGCCTGCCGTTCGCGCTGGAGGGGACGGCCTTCTTCACCGAGGCGGTGTTCCTCGGCATCTACCTGTACGGACGCGATCGCATCTCGCCGGGGCTGCACCTCTTCTCGGGGGTGATGGTGGCGCTGAGCGGCGCGGCGAGTGCCTTCTTCGTCACGCTCGTCAACACCTTCATGAATGATCCGGTGGGCTTCACGCTCACGGCCACGGGGCCGGTGGACGTGGACCCCGTGGCGGCGATGTTCAGCCCGGGCTGGGTGCACCAGACGACCCACACGCTCGTCGCGTGCTACCAGGCGAGTGCCTTCGCCATGGTGGGCATCCACGCGCTCGTGTTGCTGCGCCATCCGGGCCTGGCCTTCCACCGCAAGGCGCTGTCGGTGGCACTGCCGCTGGCATGTCTGTCCGCCCTGGTGCAGCCGCTCGTGGGCCACCAGTCCGCCGAGCACGTGGCCCGGGCGCAGCCGGTGAAGCTCGCGGCGGCGGAGGCGCTCTTCGAGACGCAGCGGGGCGCGCCCCTGAGCGTGGGGGGCCTGCCGGACATGGAGACGGGCACCCTGCGCTACGCGCTCGAGCTGCCCCGGGGCCTGTCGCTCCTGGCGTTCAGCGATCCCAACGCCGAGGTGAAGGGGCTGGAGGAGTTCCCCCGGGACGAGTGGCCTCCGGTGACCAAGGTGCACCTGGCCTTCCAGGTGATGGTGGGCGCGGGGGGCGCCATGGCGCTGCTGGCGCTGGTGACGCTCGTGCTGCGCTGGCGCCAGGGAGCCTGGCCGGACGGGCGGCGGATGCTGGGGGCGTGGCTGGTGTGCGGGCCGCTCGGGGCGGTGGCGATGGAGGCGGGGTGGCTCGTCACCGAGTGGGGCCGCCAGCCGTGGATCCTCCGGGGGGTGATGCGCACGGCGGACGCGGTGACGCCGGTGGGCCCGCTGGCGGTGCCCTTCTGGACGTTCACGCTCGTCTACCTCTTCCTGGGCGTCATGGTGGTGTTCCTGCTGGTACGGCAGGTGTCGGGCACGGTGCCGCACGGGCGCGAGTCGCACGAGGTGGCCCATGCCCACTGA
- a CDS encoding DUF488 family protein, whose amino-acid sequence MDTERPRRRAPGWAKARIYTVGHSTRSAEELVELLQAHDIQTLVDIRTVPRSRTNPQFNRDTLPRTLARADIRYVHLARLGGLRRARADSPNGAWRNASFRGYADYMLTDEFTRGLEELRELTPDGPLALMCAEAVRWRCHRSLVADALFARGVEVLHITSRTRAEPHKLTSFARLHGRQVLYPEDRTSSADLSAPSASGS is encoded by the coding sequence ATGGACACGGAGCGACCGAGACGCAGGGCGCCGGGCTGGGCGAAGGCGCGCATCTACACGGTGGGCCATTCCACGCGCTCGGCGGAGGAGCTGGTGGAGCTGCTCCAGGCGCATGACATCCAGACGCTCGTGGACATCCGCACGGTGCCCCGCTCGCGGACGAATCCCCAGTTCAACCGGGACACGTTGCCCCGGACGCTCGCGCGGGCGGACATCCGGTACGTGCACCTGGCGAGACTCGGAGGACTGCGGCGCGCGCGGGCGGACTCACCCAACGGCGCGTGGCGCAACGCCAGCTTCCGAGGCTATGCCGACTACATGCTGACGGACGAGTTCACGCGGGGGCTCGAGGAACTGAGGGAACTGACTCCGGACGGGCCGCTGGCGCTCATGTGCGCCGAGGCGGTGCGCTGGCGGTGTCACCGTTCGCTCGTGGCGGACGCGCTGTTCGCCCGGGGCGTGGAGGTGCTGCACATCACCAGCCGCACCCGCGCCGAGCCGCACAAGCTCACTTCCTTCGCGCGACTGCACGGCAGGCAGGTGCTCTATCCCGAGGACAGGACTTCGTCCGCGGACCTGTCCGCGCCGAGTGCATCGGGGAGTTGA
- a CDS encoding cytochrome d ubiquinol oxidase subunit II — translation MPTELLLGGVLVAALVLYALFGGADFGGGVWDLLASGPRQAKQRELIARALGPVWEVNHVWLILAVVILFSAFPRAFAALSVALHVPLTLLLLGIVFRGTAFTFRTYDARADRVQRRWGLVFSGASVLSPALLGLCVGAMAGGELGGGERALFSGWLSPFALAVGLFALCLFAFLAAVYLTAETNEPALQEDFRRRALGAGVAVFVAALGVLVLARGGAPRVWVGLTTSSYALALHAATAVVAVLAFGLLLTRRFAWARVAAAAQVGLIVAGWAASQYPYLVVPDLTLQSAAASPVAQRVLLMALAVGAALIFPSLLLLFRVFRAPPRTS, via the coding sequence ATGCCCACTGAACTGCTGCTGGGAGGTGTGTTGGTGGCCGCCCTCGTCCTCTACGCGCTCTTCGGGGGCGCGGACTTCGGGGGCGGGGTGTGGGACTTGCTGGCCTCGGGGCCGCGCCAGGCGAAGCAGCGGGAGTTGATCGCCCGGGCGCTCGGGCCGGTGTGGGAGGTGAACCACGTCTGGCTCATCCTCGCCGTCGTCATCCTCTTCTCGGCGTTTCCCCGGGCCTTCGCGGCGCTGTCGGTGGCGCTGCACGTGCCGCTGACGTTGCTGCTGCTGGGCATCGTGTTCCGCGGCACGGCCTTCACCTTCCGCACCTACGACGCGCGGGCGGACCGGGTGCAACGTCGCTGGGGGCTCGTCTTCAGCGGGGCGAGCGTGTTGTCGCCGGCGCTGCTCGGGCTGTGCGTGGGGGCCATGGCGGGGGGCGAGCTGGGAGGAGGGGAGCGCGCCCTGTTCTCCGGATGGCTGTCGCCCTTCGCGCTGGCGGTGGGGCTGTTCGCGTTGTGCCTGTTCGCCTTCCTGGCGGCGGTGTACCTCACTGCGGAGACGAACGAGCCCGCGCTCCAGGAGGACTTCCGGCGCCGGGCGCTGGGGGCGGGCGTGGCGGTGTTCGTGGCGGCGCTCGGAGTGCTGGTGCTCGCGCGAGGGGGAGCGCCCCGGGTGTGGGTGGGGCTGACGACCTCGTCTTATGCGCTGGCGCTGCACGCGGCGACGGCCGTGGTGGCGGTGCTCGCCTTCGGGCTGCTGCTCACCCGGCGCTTCGCGTGGGCGCGCGTGGCGGCCGCGGCGCAGGTGGGTCTCATCGTCGCCGGGTGGGCGGCCTCTCAGTACCCGTACCTCGTGGTGCCGGACCTCACCCTCCAGTCGGCGGCGGCGTCGCCCGTGGCCCAGCGCGTCCTGCTGATGGCGCTCGCGGTGGGCGCCGCGTTGATCTTCCCCTCGTTGCTGTTGCTGTTCCGGGTCTTCCGCGCGCCGCCCAGGACGTCCTGA
- a CDS encoding ThuA domain-containing protein: protein MKNNRVSHPLVLLVVCFLALLPREGRAEGREVPGLAPSFKVLAFYNGTWDAAHIDFVREANLWFPQLAAQNGFSYTATNNWNQLNATTLAQYQVVMFLDDLPQTAAQRSAFQQYMQAGGAWMGFHVSAFTTSPADWSWYHHQFLGSGSFQSNTWGPTTAVLKVENRTHASTVNLPATFTSAVSEWYSWSNNLRSNADIQVLASVDPVSFPLGTDPNQSWYSGDYPILWTNKKYKMLYANFGHNAMNYSNNTPLSSTFASAIQNRFILDGLKWLGGSGGTPPPSPGPISPTAWYSVVGLGAGKCVDARSAASANGTVIQQYTCNGTQAQHFQFQPTSGDQVRINSRLNSAQTLDVTDVSTADGAPIQLWVYSNGNNQQWQPVAEAGGTYRFVSRHSGKCLTATGSADSTQLVQYTCNGSPSQSFSLTQQP, encoded by the coding sequence ATGAAGAACAATCGGGTCTCGCACCCGCTCGTGCTGCTCGTCGTGTGCTTCCTCGCGTTGCTCCCGCGGGAGGGGCGGGCCGAGGGGCGCGAGGTCCCCGGCCTCGCCCCGAGCTTCAAGGTGCTGGCTTTCTACAATGGCACCTGGGACGCGGCCCACATCGACTTCGTCAGGGAGGCCAACCTCTGGTTCCCTCAGCTCGCCGCGCAGAACGGCTTCTCCTATACGGCCACCAACAACTGGAATCAGCTCAACGCCACCACGCTGGCCCAGTACCAGGTCGTGATGTTCCTGGATGACCTGCCGCAGACCGCGGCCCAGCGTTCCGCGTTCCAGCAGTACATGCAGGCGGGGGGCGCCTGGATGGGATTCCACGTCAGTGCCTTCACCACCTCCCCGGCGGACTGGAGCTGGTACCACCATCAGTTCCTCGGCTCGGGCTCGTTCCAGTCGAACACCTGGGGCCCCACCACCGCCGTGCTGAAGGTGGAGAACCGCACGCACGCGTCGACCGTGAACCTCCCGGCGACCTTCACCTCGGCGGTGAGCGAGTGGTACAGCTGGAGCAACAACCTGCGCTCCAACGCGGACATCCAGGTGCTCGCCTCGGTGGACCCCGTGAGCTTTCCGCTCGGCACCGATCCGAACCAGTCCTGGTACAGCGGCGACTACCCCATCCTGTGGACGAACAAGAAGTACAAGATGCTGTACGCGAACTTCGGCCACAACGCGATGAACTACTCGAACAACACGCCGCTGTCGTCGACGTTCGCCAGTGCGATCCAGAACCGGTTCATCCTCGACGGGCTGAAGTGGCTGGGGGGGAGCGGAGGGACGCCGCCCCCTTCTCCGGGTCCGATCTCTCCGACCGCCTGGTATTCGGTGGTGGGCCTGGGCGCCGGCAAGTGCGTGGACGCGAGGTCCGCCGCCTCGGCGAATGGCACCGTCATCCAGCAATACACCTGCAATGGCACCCAGGCGCAGCACTTCCAATTCCAGCCGACCAGTGGTGACCAGGTGCGCATCAACAGCCGCCTCAACAGTGCCCAGACGCTCGACGTGACGGATGTGTCCACGGCCGATGGCGCGCCGATCCAGCTCTGGGTCTACAGCAATGGCAACAACCAGCAGTGGCAGCCCGTGGCGGAGGCCGGTGGGACCTACCGCTTCGTCAGCCGCCACAGCGGCAAGTGCCTCACCGCCACGGGCTCCGCCGACAGCACCCAGTTGGTGCAATACACCTGCAACGGCAGCCCCTCGCAGTCGTTCTCCCTGACCCAGCAGCCGTAA